A DNA window from Stenotrophomonas sp. 57 contains the following coding sequences:
- the nuoF gene encoding NADH-quinone oxidoreductase subunit NuoF: MAHHHESKGPVGPAPLPHQVVYTTLHYDTPWSYESYLKTGGYAALRKILEEKIPPEQVIEMVKASGLRGRGGAGFPTGLKWSFMPKGNMQKYILCNSDESEPGTCKDRDILRYNPHSVVEGMAIACYATGSTVGYNYLRGEFHHEPFEHFEQALAEAYANGWLGKNILGSGVDIDIYGALGAGAYICGEETALMESLEGKKGQPRYKPPFPANFGLYGKPSTINNTETYGSVPAIIRNGPEWFKGLSLTANGGPKCFSVSGCVQNGGNFEVPLGTKFHDLLEMAGGLRPGRTLKGAIPGGVSMPVLTAAELEDLPMDYDTIRALGSGLGSGAIVVLDDSVCCVKFACRISQFFHKESCGQCTPCREGTGWMHRVLERIVAGKATMEDLHQLKAVAGQIEGHTICAFGEAAAWPIQGFLRQFWDEFEYYIVNGHSMVDGKKVEAAAA; this comes from the coding sequence ATGGCACATCACCACGAATCCAAGGGTCCGGTCGGCCCCGCGCCGCTGCCGCACCAGGTGGTCTACACCACCCTGCATTACGACACCCCGTGGTCGTACGAAAGCTACCTGAAGACCGGTGGCTACGCCGCCCTGCGCAAGATCCTCGAAGAGAAGATCCCGCCGGAGCAGGTCATCGAGATGGTCAAGGCCTCGGGCCTGCGCGGCCGCGGCGGCGCGGGCTTCCCGACCGGCCTGAAGTGGTCCTTCATGCCCAAGGGCAACATGCAGAAGTACATCCTCTGCAACTCGGACGAATCCGAGCCGGGCACCTGCAAGGACCGTGACATCCTGCGCTACAACCCGCATTCGGTGGTGGAAGGCATGGCGATCGCCTGCTACGCCACCGGTTCGACCGTGGGCTACAACTACCTGCGCGGTGAGTTCCACCACGAGCCGTTCGAGCACTTCGAGCAGGCCCTGGCCGAAGCCTATGCAAACGGCTGGCTGGGCAAGAACATCCTCGGCAGCGGCGTGGACATCGACATCTACGGCGCGCTGGGCGCTGGCGCCTACATCTGCGGCGAAGAAACCGCGCTGATGGAATCGCTGGAAGGCAAGAAGGGCCAGCCGCGCTACAAGCCGCCGTTCCCGGCCAACTTCGGCCTGTACGGCAAGCCGTCGACGATCAACAACACCGAAACCTATGGTTCGGTGCCGGCGATCATCCGCAACGGCCCGGAGTGGTTCAAGGGCCTGAGCCTGACCGCCAACGGCGGTCCGAAGTGCTTCTCGGTGTCCGGCTGCGTGCAGAACGGCGGCAACTTCGAAGTGCCGCTCGGCACCAAATTCCACGACCTGCTGGAAATGGCCGGTGGCCTGCGTCCGGGCCGCACGCTGAAGGGCGCGATCCCGGGCGGCGTGTCGATGCCGGTGCTGACCGCGGCCGAGCTGGAGGACCTGCCGATGGACTACGACACCATTCGTGCACTGGGCTCCGGCCTGGGTTCGGGCGCGATCGTGGTGCTCGACGACAGCGTCTGCTGCGTCAAGTTCGCCTGCCGCATCAGCCAGTTCTTTCACAAGGAATCCTGTGGCCAGTGCACCCCGTGCCGTGAAGGCACCGGCTGGATGCACCGCGTGCTGGAGCGCATCGTCGCCGGCAAGGCCACGATGGAAGACCTGCACCAGCTGAAGGCGGTGGCCGGCCAGATCGAAGGCCACACCATCTGTGCGTTCGGCGAAGCGGCTGCATGGCCCATCCAGGGCTTCCTGCGCCAGTTCTGGGACGAGTTCGAGTACTACATCGTCAACGGTCATTCGATGGTTGACGGCAAGAAGGTGGAGGCAGCCGCTGCATGA